Below is a window of Xyrauchen texanus isolate HMW12.3.18 chromosome 1, RBS_HiC_50CHRs, whole genome shotgun sequence DNA.
GAATTTTGCTATAATGTACTTAATCACTGGCCGAATATAAACACAGACATCGCACCCTGGAGAAAGTAATTCCCAGGAGGGAGCATTCTGAAAAACACCTTAAATTTACTGATTTATGTAATTTTACATTAATTTCTGTCATGAACAGGAAAATAATCTATAGAACATTAACagttattttatgtaaaactACATGTTTAATCTGTAAAAATATTATGAATTGcctttaaaaaacacaattttgatgTAATTGCTAATtacaattaattactgtaatttttaTGGTAAAACTTTAAATTACAGCAAATATCTGTAAAACAACAGCATTTTACTGTTTAATGAAAAAAGGGggaaattctgtaaaaaaaatacagcacATTACCTGTAAAATAacttgtttttacagtgtacttgaATTGAGAGAGCTCAACCTAACCACAGCCAATCTGACAAACATTCCTTCTGAAGGCTGAATGGAAGTTGCTTTCTTTCTGGCAGGAAACACTGAAACAGGAGTGGGGGACAGACCACAGTGCCCATTCTCATTGCCTGCAGTGAACTTGAAAGGTCAGTCATTGGTTTTAACGTGATTGAGGAACTAGTCCAAACTGATGTAGCCCAGCAGGTTCCCTCAAGTCTCTTTGTCCAAACACTGATATCAGTAATTTGGGTGTCAGAAAGCAAAAGAAGTCTTACAGAAATGCAATAACCACAGGAACTACCATATTGCAAGACTTGGGAGAAAACACATCTTGCTTCCAAGACATAAGGTTGTGAAAGATAGTTGTGGCTTACTGAATAAGGGGGCGCTGGATGGAACACACGCAATGCTGGAGCCCAAAGCAGAGGTGCCATGACCTGTAGGAGCAGACATAAAAACATCATTCAACTCCCGCAGGAGGATGAAGAAAGCATTATGTTGACAGTGGAGAATACCATAGACAATGATAAGATTCTTTAAACCTGCAGAGTTCTAGGGTGGATGCATACAGAGGATGCTGTCCATCAACTCAAAGTGAAGCTATCccctctgtctgaagcatttCCTCAGCTGTCAAAATGAAGTGGTAATTTACCATCAGAGACACAGCTCAAGGTTAATGAAAATAGGGATTGGGATAAACCACTGGATATCAGTCACCTGTCCTCAGAACTAAAAAAGCAGGTGAGATAGTTGCTAAGAGAGGAATGTGAGGTGTTTGCCTAGGATGACTGGGACTCAGGTTATATCATTGACATGAAGATGGACATCCATTTGAAAGTTAATATTCCTGTCCGAAACAAATACATACAGGTCTTTCTGATCATGGGTGGATTCAGAAGTCTACATCATTCTATTCACCCCAGTTAGTGTGCGTAAGGAAGAAAGATGGAAGTTATCGCTTATGCACTGACAACGAATGAGAAAACATTCTTTGACCATCATCATTCTCACGGATCCAGGAGATTCTGGAAAACCTTGGGTGCAGCTCTTGTTTTTTATTCAGGTATTGCAGGTCGTACGTACATTGCTGACTTCACACAAATGTTAAAGCCTCTATGTGAACTGTTGACAAAACCCCAAATGGAAAGGAAGAACCAAAGAAGTCAAAGAATAGAGAAAGCCCATCCTCACAACCACTTCCATCAAAACAATCGAGTGGACAGAAAGATATCAAACCCACCCATTGTGTAATATTCAGACTTTGAGAGACATTTGTACTACAAGTAGATGCCTCAGAACAAGGATTAGGGGCGGTATTGTACCAACAGATGGAAGGTAAGCTCCGAGTAGTAGACTATTGGTCACAAACATTGGCTCCTAAGGAGAACTTAATTGGCACTCTGGAAAGCTTGAGTTCCTGGCACTTAAATGGGCCACAGAGCATTTAAGTGACTTCCTGTTCCCTGCTCCACACTTCAAAGACTACAGTGATTACAACCTGCTGACATATGCCATGAAATCTGCAAACCTCAATACCACAGGTCAGCATTGGGTAGAGGAATTGGCTGACTATCACTTTACTCTCAAAAAGAGACCTGGAACAATAAATAGAGATGCTGACTTCTTGTAACAAAGGACAATACCCATTTAAGTTGTTGCCAGAGAATGTTCCCAGGTGTGCAAGCCAGAAGTTCTAAAGTAAATTGTAGGAACTCTGAAAGCCCAACAAAAAGGGAAGCTTGACtatgtctctgtgtctctgtatCACCTGCAACATGTGTGCCTTACTGTATGCCTTACTTGAGGAGCTGAATGATACATCAGAGATGGGTCAGCAGTTAACAGAGCAAGACATCAGGAAGGCTAAAAAAAGTGACACAGTCATCACTCGAGTGCTTGAGCTGAAAAATGTGTACATTCGacttaaacacaaagacaaactaAAGGAGCCCATAGCCATCAGACAGCTCTTGCAAGAAGGGCATCGCCTAGGTGACAGTAAAATTCTTTAGCGAAAGACAATGTCCTGAACCTAGCTTGTTGTCCTTTTAAAGCTTCAAAGAGATGATCTACTAATACTTACATAAATACATGGGACATTTGGGAGCTGATCACATGGTTGCAGCAGCCCGCAAACATTCCTTCTGGCTTAGAATGAGAGAGGATGGAGCATTATGTCACGAAAGTGTGTCAATGTTTAAGACAAAAGAAGCCCAACAGAGCAACAAGAACTCCAATACAGCCCCATTCAAAATAATTTCAATCGACTACCTGCACCTGGAGAAAAGAAAAGGGGGGAGTAGAATACATCCTAGAGATTATAGCctatttcactttcacttccagaaATAAATCTGGGATGACAGCTGGAAAATATATAGGAAAATATTTGATGATTTCATAATGCGCTTTGGAATTCCATCAAAGACCATCATGATGAAGGAATGGAGTTTGAGAATAACCTCCTCCAAAAGTTGCAGAGCTACTGTGAGATAAGGGATTCTCGAACAACCCCTGCAGAACATTTTAATAGGACACTGTTAGGGATGTTGAGGACAATGGAGGAGTCAGAAAAGTCAAATTATAGTAAGTGGACCATCTCAACAAAGTTGTCCaatgttttactttatttatttattgtgagtTTTTGTGGTTTTCCAGTTGTACAATTATTTTGTCATCAACAAAATTGTATGCTGTGATTTTATTGCTTGATTCCAGCATGGGATGCTGATGTCCTGACCATCTTCTAAACCAGAAAGACTTCCTTCCAACTACCTTTACAAAAAATATCATGCTGGTTGATCAGCCTAACAAACTATGTTTTGCTGTTGAAAAAAGTAATGGTatactggtccaccagctagaccagcactaaacAACAGAAACCAGGATAGACCACCATGGAAATTCACGAGTGTAAGAATGGAACTGTAGAGGAGTCTTCTGAAAGAGTCTTCACAggatttattttccatttaatggCAGTGAATAAAGTTTCTGGTCTGTCAAGCTTGAAAAGGAACTTGTGCACCATATTCCAAATCTttatgaaatttaagtcattgttcACTCCCAAATCAAACCAAAACATTAATAAAGCGCTTACATCAAATGTGGTCACTACGTTGATAACATGAAAACGTCTTCTTGGGACCAAACGTCATGATGTCATGTCGCAATAACCAATGAGGTTTAATGGTTTCAAATTAGTCATCATGTTTGATTTAAGTGCTTTAttcattatttgatttgatttgagaaccATAACGACTTTATTGCTCAAGAAAAcgtttgggtccttttttaagctttaaagtgaggcactatccacagcaatcatgaaaatgggccccacgtgtaaaatgtgtaaaacattaaacagacacttcaactagtttctttctttttaagagaaTGCACTAAAAATAAGCACATTGTAGGCCAacatgggtagttgacaaataatataataatatgtttttatgataaaatgtatatgaatattGGTCACCATTAATTTTTCACCATTTTGAATCACCTGTTAGCATTAAGCAGTACACTAAATAGTCCTGATGTGtcacaaattaattattaaagcaTAAATAAACCAAGTAGAGTAGTTagaaatatgaggtcataaaactgCATGTATGATATTTTTACTAGAATTAGAGGAGTGATGATTAAAACATTGTTAGATGGAGATTTAACTGCATTTCTGTTGAGCTTGAGAACATTTGAAGGTGTGGAATCTGTGGATAATAATAAGATGATGGGTAATCGGGATCCCTGCAATGCACCGTGACATGAATGAATGattccctctttgaactgttgccctctggccggcgctacagagcaccagTTGTGGAcagtaacggagtaaatgtaattcgttactgtacttaagtagcttttttgcgtatctgtactttactgaagtatttaaatttggggtgacttttactttaactccactacatttcaaagtcaaatatcttactttttactctactacattttcaaaatcagtcgttcctttttatttatgagtggataaaaacgtaactggtcaaacgagccaccaatcacagtacagctagcgctttgttttgaacttgcattggcggcatctactaagcgtgAACCAGGGAGcgcttcccaaaagcatcgttagccaactatggtcgcaagttccgtcgttatcatcatagttcaacgagtcggtgtttccgaaaccatcgttccaacgaacattcgcaaacagcatcgcagagttgtgtggttggaacgacagctctcgacctgtggttagaagtagagtttcttgttattataacatgtgggcttaatacattattatcttgagccaaataagcaagatgacattcagtacaatcagtatcttttatttagaagacatacaaatgtcctttatgtcttttagtttgtcaatagatttaaagcaccgtttttgaagagtgcgcatgtgtgaacgtgctctagtgcgtaagaacgagcctatgattgaatctggaaataaagcaaataactgagaaaaatatgagatagtcctcagatgacatgtccgtaatttatagcaaaacatctagcattaattcgatcgcaaacagattcattaaaagtagtttttactccaccacatgtgtgacatcattaaccaacgtggttgaacaaccaatttgcgacaatacggtttcaggaaacagtcgtgactagcaagttgatttcttcaacagtgcatcgtactcacggtagtggagcagcaagttacgtcgttgtacgggaaacgcaccccagagccgttaaatatgagagttgcgaacatagacggttgcgacagtgatctcgccgccgcgcggtcacgtgattcgtgtagctctcaatagttccaaacaaattgtgttgccaatgattttaagcggggcagagagcaccagctattattgcagcaattatcggtaaatattgacgcataatgtacattgcttattatgttgacaaaaattgagggaaattggctgctcccataacatagaaaatatatatatatatatgtatgtgtgtgtcgtgcagtgtgtgtatatatatatatatatatatatatatatatatgtgtgtgcgtgtgtctgtgtctgtatatatatatatatatatatatatatatatatggagtggtggtggcgtagtgggctaaagcgctgagctggtaatcagaaggtcgctggtttgatccccacagccaccaccattgtgtccttgagcaaggcacttaactccaggttgctcggggattgtccctgtaataagggctctgtggataaaagcgtctgctaaatgcataaatataaatatatatatatatatatatatatatatatatatatatatatatttaatggtgttgtgcaggtttatgtgaatgtatcataacattaggatgttaataattatgaccatagacactcgagaaaaatatatacagtaaataccttgtatttgtattataccttatgggaacagtccccttccctccaaaattaaacacacaaaaatgtattcaattaaaatatatatatatatacacacatgtgactaattaatgtaattttattaatagattggtgtgccaagagtgacattagtcttcatgtagactgagttaagcaagagtcttgtgacaaattctaataggacattatggccataaaaaatcatagtacttggatacttgagtacatttgaaggcaaatacttttgtacttttactcaagtgaatgtttaaaggcagcacttctacttttacttgagtaatattttaccttgagtatctttactttaactcaagtacatggtatgtgtacttcgtccaccactgcagAGCACAAGAACATTTTTTACCCTCAgtccattttcctcatgaacaattaaactacctcaggactcccccatagtgcaataatgtaaatgcaTATCTCATATACagtgtaaattcacatatttaattcaataactgtacatacccctaccttgcacatacattaccaattgcacatgtacatacaccattctgTTATACGTCCTATTATGTGTCTATTTATACtcctaccttgttttatattctgtctcattgtaatgttctgtgtgcacttgtttctcctatcaccaaaataaTCTCTTGTGTACATGAGAAACTCATTCTGATACTGAATTATGCAGATTAATCTGTTACTGTTTGCTGCTTTATTTATGCTGTCGCTCTTTTATTTGTTGTCACAGCTCATATTTGAATCACTatcttgtttttggttgtgacCGTCATTGTGGTTACCCGTTCTTTATTCAAATTCACTAGAAGTATTGTTTACTTGCGCCTGAAGAACTGTGACGGTTTCTGCAGAATCTTGTGGGTACAGATTCCATGTAGGCCTGAACATGACGTGACTATTTTGTCTATCAAATGAGAGTCCCTGACTAACTGTAATGTTCATAATTCTGAAAGTGTAATGAATTAAGAAATGATATTTTCTACCCTGAGACCCTCAGACAAACCTTTCAGGTGATTTCAGATTTTACTGTCTTAATgacaaatgtttctattttttattttattttatttattattattatgattatttgtttgtttctttggttaCTGAGTATCCTGATGAATATCTGTAGACCAAATGTTTTGAATTTAGTTTCCGGTTATAACACATGCACATTCACAAACTCTTTATCTTTCCTATTCAAATCAAGCAGCCTGAGAGTCACAACATATTCTTATTttaacacaacaacacacacacacacacaaacacacacacacacacacacacacacacctacagctGAACACTCTGAACACACACTAAAGGTCAATGTCATCATCAGAAGAAAAATCTATTGGCTGAGAACACAAAAAAAACCTAATGAGGAAgaaacacaatgaacacaatgttTTGAGTGATACACGCACACTTGATGGGAGGAGCTGAAGAACAGAtccagaatatcagtatgaactGATGAAGGAagaagacacagacacacaggaaTTAAGAGAGAAACAGACACAACTAGAGGACGAGAAACTCTCATGATCTTTCATTAAACCAGTAAGACCTGTTCTTTACTCCTGACActgttttattcataattcaattctgtaataattttacTATTGTCTTTGTCTCATtaaagtttgtttatttaatatatctgtgacgtaatgaagctaggaagcaagttgcaagttgacaattagtttattgacagtcaaattgagaagatagggaaaaagtccggggtgatggtctagtggcgcagagtctccaatggtcagatgatcgtggtgagaagagtgaagagaagtgttgaacagacacggcgaatccgggtaacagcaaacaggacacgaaacagggacaacgagagaactggactggaactctgaagagcgaacaacaccggacatcacaaacaacgatctgacaaggagatgagagagtggtgagaatttaaagggaatgggaatgagtaacagctggtgagaggagtgattgcggcagagcgctaatcatggtacaaacaacacgcccacacattcacgcacccacacaacacacactaagaacaaggcacgagacaaggaagagacataggattaaataccgtgacaataTCTTGAATTAATCTCTGAACTTCATACTTTCATATCTGAGATTTTAATGGTCTGTATCTCCTCAGAAATGGAGCAAAAAACATTCATCACTTTTATTCTCtcaggtgagtgagtgtgtgtacttTCTTTCTTATGATTAGTTTGATACTTGTGAATTGTGAGTTTGTTTCAATATTTTTCCTCTTCTCAGCTGTCTTCAGTTCATCTGCATGTGTTGCACGTCAGTATCACTTTGTGAATCAGAATTTGAACTGGACTGATGCTCAGAGATACTGCAGAGAGAATTACACAGATCTGGCCACCATCAACAACAAGAATGACATAGAAGATCTGCTGAAGAGTGTGAATGATGGTCAGATTCAGTATGTCTGGATTGGACTGCAGAAGACAGTCAGTTATAAATGGAAGTGGTCTCTGGGTGACCCTGCGTTCTACACAGGAAATAATTCACAGTATCGTAACTGGACACCGGGACAACCGAATGGTGATGGTGACTGTAGTAACATGTATACTGGACAATGGAATGATTCCCCTTGTAATAACATCTTACCCTTCATATGTTACAATGGTGAGTGCAGCAGTCTGTGGTGTGAATTATGTGCTGTACACAATCTCTTCATCTTTTAaataatttgcttttaaaaacatttgattgaaCAGTGAGAAAcagtgtgatttatttacttcattatttgttcaatgttaaaatgctttctcctatcccagtttaatatgcagtcaAATATACATAAGACATTCACAGGTTGATTTCTGTCACTttcaacattgctctgtttgagcgGCTCGGCCAATCTGATGCAGCGTCATTGATTCAACCAGtgttgtgagtttggggtgggacgaTCTGTTTATTTGACCAATGACAAAGAgagggtgtattcagaaagctttttgtaaaacatttttgcaactGCATGTTGTGACatagtggtgcagaaatcacaTAATTTGTCTCTTAATTACTGTAAATCAAAAGcaagatttgtttatttattctctTATAAAGACAGCAGTAAAGGATTCATCCCTGTACTTCAGACAATGACGTGGAGAGCTGCTCAGAATTACTGCAGAGAGTATCACACAGATCTGGTCAGTGTGAGGAACCAGACTGAGAATCAACAGATTGAGAAGATCAGGAATGATGCAAACATAACATCTGGAGTCTGGATCGGTCTGTTCAGAGACTCATGGGAGTGGTCAGATCAGAGTAACTCCTCATTCAGAAACTGGGGGAAAAACATACCTGATAATTATGGGGGGAATGAAAACTGTGCAGTGGTTTGGGTAAAGTCAGACCGTGGACAATGGGGTGACTGGAAGTGTGATGGAAAAACTCAGTTTGTCTGTCATGAAGGTGAGTAGATCTTCTCACAATCTTTTGACTTGCAATAAGTCTTCaagtataaaacataaaaaatcctTCATCTTTAACTAAAATCCATTagtgtttttctgtttttgattTCTCTCATAGTTGATTTGTTGACTGTTTTTTGTCCAGATAAACTGGTTTTGGTTCAACAGAATCTGAGCTGGAATGAAGCTCTGAGATACTGCAGAGAGAATCATGTGGATCTGGTGTCAGTTAACTCTGAACAGATTCAGCGTCAGGTGATGGAATTGGCTAGAAAAGCCTCCACTGCTGAAGTGTGGTTGGGTTTACACCACTACTGCGCCATGAACATGTGGATCTGGTTGAGGGGGGAGGTCGTGTGTTATCAGAATTGGGCTGCAGGTCACGGGACAGGAGTGGAAGACTGCAGGTATGAACCGAGAGTTGGAGCAGTTCAGTCTGGAGGAGATCAGCGCTGGATCAGCCTTCCTCAAACTCACAAACTCAACTTCATCTGCACCAACTCTGAAGGTACTAGAGTCCATTTGTTGTGTTTAAACTTGTTTACTTTTTCACTCATTAATTGTTTTAATCTGTTGTCTCTCTTGATGTTTTGCATGAAGACTGAATCAAGCTGCTTTCCTTCATCTTTACCACCAGTGGAGCCGCATCTTCATGTTTGATGTTTTATCATGAATTGTTTTTATCAGTGTGTTAGTTCATTCATTTAtcttgtgcttgtgtgtgtgtataatttttttctttattgtggTATTACAGATGTATATTAATCCTTCTCATGTTTCAAATTCCAACATCTAATTATCATTTGAATGTTATTTTGCCGCTGAAGCATTTCAATAATCATGTTCCACTTCCTGTTTCATTAATATTTCTGTATCGATGAAGACATTCTTTTCTCCCAATGTTCTGCTCAATTATCTTTCATATGTTTTGGGTATTTTGTGTCTTGATTAAGTTTGAAATGTgtgttaataaataaacaaaattacacagaaaatgtcgGTGTTTTTCTTGGTCAAAAATGTTGGACacctatattacatttaaaaggtgtgaattgtttttatataaaatatttttctacatttcaatttttttttttctaaaattggGACATCTCATCTTACGCAGGACAGTTGGCAACTCTAGTTCCTGGTGACCATATGTGGCATACAGTCAGCACCGTCAAACCCATAAATCGAGTTGGCAAATCTATTACAATTATTTTCCCCCATTTTCTTTCATGTATTTGAACTAAATTTCAGGAAACCCAGCTGGTAGATTCTCTCAATGAAATCTCGGTGGCCAGTCAACCTATTTTTTCCAATTTCATCATACATTTAAAGAAGTCTTACTACGGTGTGTTACTGTCAAGCTGGTATCACTGCACAAGAGTTTTCTCA
It encodes the following:
- the LOC127647986 gene encoding C-type mannose receptor 2-like isoform X1; its protein translation is MVCISSEMEQKTFITFILSAVFSSSACVARQYHFVNQNLNWTDAQRYCRENYTDLATINNKNDIEDLLKSVNDGQIQYVWIGLQKTVSYKWKWSLGDPAFYTGNNSQYRNWTPGQPNGDGDCSNMYTGQWNDSPCNNILPFICYNDSSKGFIPVLQTMTWRAAQNYCREYHTDLVSVRNQTENQQIEKIRNDANITSGVWIGLFRDSWEWSDQSNSSFRNWGKNIPDNYGGNENCAVVWVKSDRGQWGDWKCDGKTQFVCHEDKLVLVQQNLSWNEALRYCRENHVDLVSVNSEQIQRQVMELARKASTAEVWLGLHHYCAMNMWIWLRGEVVCYQNWAAGHGTGVEDCRYEPRVGAVQSGGDQRWISLPQTHKLNFICTNSED
- the LOC127647986 gene encoding C-type mannose receptor 2-like isoform X2 → MEQKTFITFILSAVFSSSACVARQYHFVNQNLNWTDAQRYCRENYTDLATINNKNDIEDLLKSVNDGQIQYVWIGLQKTVSYKWKWSLGDPAFYTGNNSQYRNWTPGQPNGDGDCSNMYTGQWNDSPCNNILPFICYNDSSKGFIPVLQTMTWRAAQNYCREYHTDLVSVRNQTENQQIEKIRNDANITSGVWIGLFRDSWEWSDQSNSSFRNWGKNIPDNYGGNENCAVVWVKSDRGQWGDWKCDGKTQFVCHEDKLVLVQQNLSWNEALRYCRENHVDLVSVNSEQIQRQVMELARKASTAEVWLGLHHYCAMNMWIWLRGEVVCYQNWAAGHGTGVEDCRYEPRVGAVQSGGDQRWISLPQTHKLNFICTNSED